The genomic stretch AGCGCGAAATACTAGCAGCAGAAAATAAGTTAGATCAGCTAGAGAGATTTGAAAACAACGGCTCGAAATGAGCCGTTATTTAAACTGATTGTTTTTGGGTTTTCTTTATGACGATGAGCATATAAACACTAATTGCGGCGTATGAAATTAGTGAACTTACTACTAACCCAGTAGACTCTGATATTGAAAGAAAATCTATAATAACTTCAGGTAAATAAAGCAAAATAGGAATTAAAATGCTCACCCATGTTTTGGACCAAACTGATACGGCTACTAAGAATGTGATTGCTGCTAGTGCACTTACCAAGCCACTCAGTGAGTACAAGCCACCAGAAACAACAAAAAGTTTTATTTCTGCCTTTCTCTCTAGAAATACAAGCGCAATAAACCCACCAATCGATAAGACACTGTAAGGGATAAACAGAGTGAGCAAAGCTAATCCTGACAATTGTCTAGCTGCCACAACACGAAAGAGACTTAGCAAAATAAGCACCATAACCATGATGAAAATAGGCATGCCAATAAGCGTGTAGGCAGAATATGCAATATCACCATGAATGGCATCGCCAAGCAAGCTGTAAGCAAATACGCCTAAAATAATCATTGGCAAGTACTTCAACCATCCCATTAAGTCAGGCTTCATTTCACTTGATAAGCTTTCCATGTATGCTTTTGGGGATTGACCGATAATGTGGTGAACACTTTTCCCGTCTTGTTCTGCATCTGATAAATGATGAGATAACTCAAGAATAATATCTTCTGTTTCCCTTTCGTTTTTTCCGCTTGAAAACAAATAAAGGCGTAAATTTTGTAAAAAATCCGTGCTTTCTTTTGATAACGTCATATTCATTCCCCTTTCTATTTTTTGTTGTTCATTAACTGATTAACGCTGTGTGATAACAAATTCCAACGTTCTTGAAAGTCCTTTAGCTCTTGTTGTCCTTTCGGTGTTAACGTATAATACTTTCGTTTTGGACCATTAGGCGAAGCTTTCATAATGCTTGTGATAAGCTGTTCTTTTTGCATACGGAGAAGGAGTGGGTAAATGCTGCCTTCACTTACCATATGAAAACCGTGGGCTTCCAATTTTTCAATCATTTCATATCCATATGTTTCACCTTTTGAAATGACTGCTAATAAACAGCCTTCTAAAATTCCTTTTAACATCTGAGTTGAAGACACAAACCGTTCCTCCTTAACTACCTTGTAATATAAGATAGTGGGTTAAAAAATGTTACTATTTTGCATTACAAGATACATAATACTAATTTCTGTAAAAATATTCAAGTGCTTTCTTGTTTAATTAGTAAAAATCGTGGAATACCAATTATAGAAGGGTTTGATATTCTCTTTTATAGGGAATTTTATTGAAGTGAGTTTCTTTATTTGATAAAAAATTATACCGTAATTATAATAAAATTATTATTCGGCTAAAGGAGGAGCTTAAAATGTCTGAAGTGGGTACATTAAAAAAAGGATTAGATATCTTCTCTTTATTAATAAAAGAGCCGAATATGACAATTTCTGAAATGATGAATGTGCTTCAATATAATAAAAGCACCATGTATCGCTTAGTGAGTACACTTGAACAAAATGAGTTCATTGAAAGAACAGCCGATCACCGCTATCGCGTTTCTGCTGTGCTATTATCTCAGCTATCTGGTGGGAACAGCTACGATTTAAACTGGTTTTCTGTTCCA from Bacillus sp. 1780r2a1 encodes the following:
- a CDS encoding PadR family transcriptional regulator; this encodes MSSTQMLKGILEGCLLAVISKGETYGYEMIEKLEAHGFHMVSEGSIYPLLLRMQKEQLITSIMKASPNGPKRKYYTLTPKGQQELKDFQERWNLLSHSVNQLMNNKK